A genomic window from Diospyros lotus cultivar Yz01 chromosome 2, ASM1463336v1, whole genome shotgun sequence includes:
- the LOC127794999 gene encoding uncharacterized protein LOC127794999, giving the protein MEKIEHKFVEVKEGQKIHIAEIGTGPKVVVFLHGFPEIWYSWRHQMIAIAGAGYRAIAPDYRGYGLSDPPPDHESISFLGFATDIVLLLDVLNIPKVFLVGKDFGAPLAYLVALLHPDRVSGVIALGVPFLPPRGPTHHRGLPEGFYVSRWNEPGRAEADFGRFNAKTVVRNIYILFSKSEIPIAGEDQEIMDMVEPSIPLPHWFTEQDLATYGALYEKSGFQTALQVPYRTMHKANNMPADPKIEAPSLLIMGEKDYVFKFPGMEDYIRGGEVKTYVPNLETVFLPEGTHFVQEQFPDQVNQLLLTFLGKHY; this is encoded by the exons ATGGAGAAAATAGAGCATAAGTTCGTGGAGGTGAAGGAGGGGCAGAAGATCCACATAGCGGAGATCGGAACTGGTCCCAAGGTGGTGGTGTTCCTGCACGGTTTCCCGGAGATATGGTACTCCTGGCGCCACCAGATGATCGCTATCGCTGGTGCCGGTTACCGAGCTATCGCACCCGATTACAGAGGCTACGGCCTGTCCGATCCTCCTCCCGATCACGAAAGCATTTCCTTCCTGGGATTCGCCACCGACATCGTCCTACTTCTTGATGTTCTCAACATCCCGAAG GTTTTTCTTGTTGGTAAAGACTTTGGAGCCCCACTTGCCTACCTTGTTGCTCTTCTGCACCCTGACAGAGTCTCAGGAGTCATAGCATTGGGCGTGCCATTCCTGCCACCACGTGGCCCTACACACCACAGAGGCCTCCCAGAAGGCTTCTACGTCTCAAGATGGAAT GAACCTGGAAGAGCTGAAGCTGATTTTGGCCGATTCAATGCTAAAACGGTTGTTAGGAACATCTACATTCTCTTCTCCAAAAGTGAAATACCAATAGCTGGTGAAGACCAGGAAATCATGGATATGGTGGAACCATCTATTCCTTTACCCCATTGGTTCACAGAACAGGATCTCGCAACCTATGGAGCTTTGTATGAGAAATCAGGATTTCAAACTGCCTTACAAGTTCCTTACAG GACAATGCACAAAGCGAACAACATGCCAGCTGATCCAAAAATTGAAGCCCCATCTCTGCTGATCATGGGCGAGAAGGACTACGTCTTTAAATTTCCTGGAATGGAGGACTACATAAGGGGAGGAGAGGTGAAGACATATGTGCCAAATTTAGAGACCGTCTTCCTGCCTGAAGGAACTCATTTTGTCCAGGAGCAGTTCCCGGATCAAGTAAATCAGCTCCTTCTCACCTTCCTTGGTAAACATTATTGA
- the LOC127795001 gene encoding uncharacterized protein LOC127795001: MDQIQHRYLQLNGLNLHVAEIGTGQSVVLFLHGFPEIWYSWRHQMIAIAAAGYRAIAPDFRGYGLSDPPPEPEKFSFAETIADILAILDDLNIPKVVLVAKDFGARPAYFFALLHPERVSGIITLGVPFVPPGPYTYDKVLPEGFYISRWREPGRAEADFGRFDAKTVVRNIYILFSKSEIPIAAENQEIMDLVESSTPLPPWFTEEDLENYGALYKNSGFQAALQVPYRSFQEEFNFPSTKVEAPALLIMGEKDYVIKFPGMEDFIRSGQVKAFVPNLEITYLPEGTHFVQEQSPDQVNQLILSFLNSNRG, encoded by the exons ATGGACCAGATTCAGCACAGGTACCTCCAACTCAACGGCCTGAACCTCCATGTCGCCGAGATCGGGACCGGCCAATCAGTCGTCCTGTTCCTGCACGGCTTCCCGGAGATATGGTACTCATGGCGCCACCAGATGATCGCCATCGCCGCCGCCGGTTACAGAGCGATCGCGCCCGATTTCAGAGGGTACGGGCTGTCCGACCCGCCGCCGGAGCCCGAGAAGTTTTCCTTCGCCGAAACTATCGCCGACATTCTCGCAATCCTCGATGACCTCAACATTCCGAAG GTTGTTCTTGTTGCTAAAGATTTTGGAGCTCGGCCTGCATATTTCTTTGCCCTTCTCCATCCAGAGCGAGTCTCAGGAATCATAACACTGGGCGTTCCATTTGTGCCCCCCGGCCCCTATACTTACGATAAAGTCCTTCCTGAAGGTTTCTATATCTCGCGTTGGCGG GAACCTGGAAGAGCAGAAGCTGATTTTGGCCGGTTTGATGCTAAAACAGTTGTCCGGAACATCTACATTCTCTTCTCCAAAAGTGAAATACCAATAGCTGCAGAAAACCAAGAGATCATGGATCTGGTGGAATCATCCACTCCTCTACCCCCTTGGTTTACAGAGGAAGATCTTGAAAACTATGGAGCTTTGTACAAGAACTCTGGATTCCAAGCTGCTCTGCAAGTTCCTTACAG GTCTTTCCAGGAAGAGTTCAACTTCCCAAGTACAAAAGTCGAAGCTCCGGCATTGCTGATAATGGGGGAGAAGGATTATGTTATTAAATTTCCAGGAATGGAGGATTTTATAAGGAGCGGGCAGGTGAAAGCCTTCGTCCCAAATCTGGAGATAACATACTTGCCTGAAGGAACCCATTTCGTTCAGGAGCAGTCTCCTGATCAGGTGAACCAGCTGATCCTCAGCTTCCTCAACAGCAACCGTGGATGA
- the LOC127795450 gene encoding protein RTF1 homolog — protein sequence MADLEKLLLEAAGRPSTAGRNRHSPPASRRHHDGSYSDGGSDSKNDDSDDDRGYASRKPSVSQVPLKKRLDPAERDDDQSSQEEGDDVVYAHDADSGDDSIGSDLYKDEADRQKLAEMTELEREFILSERAFKKDDKELREKMRSKRNDKMPQPRKERVSPRRTSSRGMRSSARSADRAAAKDDALNELRAKRLKYQDPEAHQKLRDAATRGGSGSRGFSPVKGRFRSASTSSSSRSESGSSSEDEESMGNEGMADSDEDKTLTKVPTFEDVKEITIRRSKLAKWFMEPFFDELIVGCFVRVGIGKSRSGPIYRLCIVRNVDASEPDRPYKLENKTTYKYLNVVWGNESSSARWQMAMVSDSPPLKEEFDQWVREVERSGGRMPSKRDVLDKKEAIQNTNMFVYSAATVKQMLQEKKSATRRPLNVAAEKDRLRREMEVAKSKNDEAEVLRIEVRLKELDATRQAQEKDNKAIRLAEMNRKNRVENFKNASELKPVNTSLKAGEAGYDPFSRRWTRSRNYYVSKPSEGNEAAESAANGDTSSMAGRESNGANGVLTVEAGIAATAAALEAAADAGKLVDTSAPVDQGTESNTMHDFELPISLATLQKLGGPHGVQAGFMARKQRIEATVGYRVPDNDGRRHALTLTVGDYKRRRGLL from the coding sequence ATGGCGGACTTGGAAAAGTTGCTTCTGGAAGCAGCTGGAAGACCCAGTACAGCAGGGAGGAATCGGCATTCACCTCCAGCATCTAGAAGGCATCATGATGGTTCATATTCTGATGGTGGAAGTGACTCAAAGAATGATGACTCAGACGATGATCGTGGTTATGCAAGCAGGAAGCCTTCTGTATCTCAAGTTCCTCTGAAGAAGAGGCTAGATCCTGCAGAAAGAGATGATGATCAGAGCAGCCAGGAAGAAGGGGATGATGTTGTTTATGCTCATGATGCTGATAGTGGTGATGACTCCATTGGGAGTGATCTTTACAAGGATGAAGCAGACAGGCAAAAGCTTGCAGAGATGACAgaacttgagagagagttcataTTGTCAGAGCGTGCATTTAAAAAAGATGATAAAGAATTGCGTGAGAAAATGAGATCAAAACGGAATGACAAGATGCCCCAGCCAAGAAAAGAGAGAGTAAGTCCACGTCGGACATCCTCTCGTGGCATGCGCTCTTCTGCCAGATCGGCTGACAGAGCAGCTGCCAAGGATGATGCATTGAACGAGTTGCGAGCAAAACGACTGAAGTATCAGGATCCTGAAGCTCATCAGAAACTAAGGGATGCGGCAACTAGGGGAGGTTCAGGGAGCAGAGGATTTTCACCAGTTAAGGGGAGGTTCAGATCAGCAAGTACAAGTAGCTCCAGTCGGAGTGAAAGTGGGTCCAGTAGTGAAGATGAAGAGTCAATGGGGAATGAAGGGATGGCTGACAGTGATGAAGACAAGACTTTGACAAAAGTGCCAACATTTGAAGATGTAAAGGAGATTACTATTCGAAGGTCAAAATTGGCTAAATGGTTTATGGAACCTTTCTTTGACGAATTGATTGTTGGGTGTTTTGTGAGAGTTGGAATTGGGAAATCTAGATCTGGGCCAATTTACAGGCTTTGCATTGTCCGGAATGTTGATGCCTCGGAACCTGATCGGCCGTACAAGCTGGAGAACAAAACCACATACAAGTATCTAAATGTTGTCTGGGGCAATGAGAGTTCTTCTGCCAGGTGGCAGATGGCTATGGTTTCAGACTCCCCTCCTCTCAAGGAGGAGTTTGACCAGTGGGTTAGGGAGGTGGAGCGTAGTGGTGGCCGGATGCCAAGCAAACGGGATGTACTGGATAAGAAGGAGGCCATACAAAACACCAACATGTTTGTATACTCTGCTGCCACTGTAAAGCAAATGTTGCAGGAGAAAAAATCTGCCACCCGGAGGCCACTAAATGTTGCAGCTGAGAAGGATCGGCTGAGGAGGGAGATGGAAGTGGCCAAAAGTAAGAATGACGAGGCAGAGGTGCTGAGAATTGAGGTGAGACTGAAGGAACTGGACGCAACCAGGCAAGCTCAGGAGAAAGATAACAAGGCTATAAGGTTGGCAGAAATGAACAGAAAAAATAGGGTTGagaatttcaaaaatgcatCTGAACTAAAGCCTGTGAATACAAGTTTGAAAGCTGGCGAGGCTGGGTATGATCCCTTTTCAAGGCGATGGACTAGGTCAAGGAATTACTACGTCTCAAAGCCCAGTGAAGGAAATGAGGCTGCAGAATCTGCAGCTAATGGTGATACTAGTTCAATGGCAGGTAGAGAGAGTAATGGAGCGAATGGTGTGTTAACAGTAGAGGCTGGCATTGCAGCTACAGCAGCAGCCCTGGAAGCTGCAGCTGATGCAGGGAAGTTAGTGGACACAAGTGCACCTGTGGATCAAGGAACAGAGTCAAATACAATGCATGATTTTGAGCTGCCAATCTCTTTGGCTACTCTTCAGAAGTTAGGTGGGCCCCATGGAGTCCAGGCAGGATTCATGGCTAGAAAGCAGAGGATAGAAGCAACAGTTGGTTATCGTGTCCCAGATAATGATGGAAGGAGGCATGCACTGACTCTTACAGTTGGTGACTACAAGAGGCGCAGAGGTTTGCTCTAA
- the LOC127795316 gene encoding uncharacterized protein At4g19900, whose protein sequence is METQKFHTSTNPSHFLHSLHTSTRSIFALLSSFLLLVLAYNGAAVFCLHVPFLAQISPGKAAGESRKSPSSSTPKTQLPTSQKSQNFLPDRVAGKPIKWSASSTKLSTQMYAIREDNPIVRKPLDISAFFSRKRRRKRKPAFAILRSDPRAALFSTRVKDFLSENRCKIRFFMTWISSVGSFGDRELFAVQSLFNSHPNGCLIIVSNSMDSRRGMAVLRPFLEKGFHVAAISPDFNYLFQHTAAEAWFDRLWRGNVRPGEVSLGQNLSNLLRLALLYKFGGVYIDTDVIVLKSLGQLRNAIGAQTIDLETGKWSRLNNAVMVFDKGHPLVLKFIDEFALTFNGNKWGYNGPYLVSRVVSRMRGELNPGFDFSVLHPMAFYPVDWSRIHGLFRGPRNSTHSKWLQGKLHHIRTQSYAVHLWNRQSKKLRIEEGSIISHIMSDCCVLCNSSASNL, encoded by the coding sequence ATGGAAACCCAGAAATTTCACACTTCCACCAACCCATCTCACTTTCTTCACTCTCTTCACACTAGCACTAGATCCATCTTCGCTCTTCTGTCTTCCTTCCTCCTCCTCGTCCTCGCTTATAATGGCGCCGCAGTTTTCTGCCTGCATGTCCCCTTTCTGGCCCAAATTTCGCCGGGAAAAGCTGCCGGAGAATCTAGGAAATCGCCGTCTTCTTCCACGCCGAAGACCCAGCTGCCCACCTCGCAGAAATCACAGAATTTTCTGCCGGATAGAGTCGCCGGGAAGCCTATAAAATGGTCGGCTTCTTCGACAAAGCTGTCCACCCAAATGTATGCAATCAGAGAAGACAACCCAATCGTGCGGAAACCGCTGGACATTTCCGCGTTTTTCTCgcggaagagaagaagaaaacgcAAGCCTGCTTTCGCGATTCTTCGCTCGGATCCTCGGGCGGCCCTGTTCTCGACCCGAGTGAAGGATTTTCTCAGTGAAAATCGGTGCAAAATCCGGTTTTTCATGACTTGGATTTCTTCGGTGGGCTCATTTGGAGACAGAGAACTGTTTGCTGTGCAGAGCTTGTTCAATTCTCACCCCAATGGCTGCTTGATCATCGTCTCCAACTCGATGGATTCGAGAAGAGGAATGGCCGTTCTAAGGCCGTTCCTGGAAAAGGGCTTTCATGTCGCTGCAATTTCGCCTGATTTCAATTATCTCTTCCAACACACAGCGGCTGAAGCTTGGTTTGATCGGCTATGGCGAGGAAATGTGCGTCCAGGTGAAGTTTCCTTAGGccaaaatctctcaaacttACTCAGACTCGCTTTGTTGTACAAATTTGGAGGCGTTTATATCGACACAGATGTCATAGTCTTGAAGAGTCTGGGTCAATTGAGGAATGCCATTGGAGCTCAAACCATTGATCTTGAGACCGGGAAATGGAGCAGATTGAACAATGCTGTGATGGTGTTCGATAAAGGCCATCCTTTGGTACTCAAATTTATCGACGAATTTGCGCTCACATTCAATGGCAACAAGTGGGGCTACAATGGGCCTTACTTGGTTTCAAGGGTTGTTTCAAGGATGAGGGGAGAACTCAATCCCGGGTTCGACTTCTCTGTCCTGCATCCCATGGCGTTTTACCCGGTTGATTGGAGCCGAATCCATGGCCTGTTTCGGGGGCCTAGGAATTCAACTCATTCTAAATGGTTGCAGGGGAAGTTGCATCACATTCGCACCCAGAGCTACGCGGTTCATCTCTGGAATAGGCAAAGCAAGAAGCTTCGGATTGAAGAAGGAAGTATAATAAGTCATATAATGTCGGATTGCTGTGTATTGTGCAACTCTTCAGCATCAAATTTGTAA